Sequence from the uncultured Sunxiuqinia sp. genome:
ATTTCCCGAATCAATATTTAGCAATCGGGGAACTTCGTGTATTTGGTAATGGCAATGGAAAAACTCCGAAAACTCCGAAGCACTTTAAAGCGGTTCGACAAACTGACGAGCGAAACGCTGATATTAGCTGGGATTCTGTTGATGAGGCAATGGGGTATGTTTTGTATTGGGGGATTTCGGCCGACAAAATGAATAATTCAGTAATGATTTATGACGAAAATAGTTATGAATTACGTGCTTTGAATAAAGGACAAGAATATTTTCTTCAGGTTGAAGCTTTTAACGAGAGTGGAATTTCGAAGCGATCGGATGTATTGTTCATCGAATAGCTTGCCAGTTTTTTTGAGAAATATGAGAGGGAGTACTGCAATTGGAGAAACTTAAATTGAAAAATATACACAGATGAAATACTTATTAACTATAGTCGCATTTATAGCATGCTACGGGTGTCAAACATCAACAAATAAAACGAAGATGGAGTCTTTCGTCGATGGTTTGATGGATGAAATGACCATTCAGGAAAAAATTGGCCAACTAAATTTGATAACTCCGGGAGGTGGAATTCCTACCGGTGCTTCAGTTAGTACCAATGTAGAGGAAAAGATAAAGTTGGGTAAGGTTGGAGGTATCTTTGGTGTTTCCGGGCCGGCAAAAGTTCGTCAAACTCAAAAGCTGGCAGTTGAAGAGAGCCGCTTGGGAATTCCTCTTATAGTGGGATCAGATGTTATTCACGGTTACAAAACCACTTTCCCAATTCCGTTAGGCTTGTCTTGTAGTTGGGATATGAATTTGATCGAAAAAACGGCTCGCATAGCAGCTATTGAAGCCACTGCTGATGGAATTTTCTGGAACTTTTCTCCCATGGTTGATATTGCGCGTGATCCACGCTGGGGACGAGTTGCCGAAGGGGCTGGCGAAGATCCATATTTGGGGTCGCAAGTTGCAAAAGCAATGGTTCGTGGTTACCAGGGAAAGGATCTTACCAGTGAGAATACAATGATGGCCACAGTGAAGCATTTTGCTTTGTATGGTGCGTCAGAGGGCGGAAGAGATTATAACACTACCGATATGAGCCGAATCCGAATGTTTAACGAATATTTGCCCCCTTATCAAGCAGCTATTGAGGCGGGTGCTGGCTGTGTCATGTCTTCTTTTAATGATGTTGATGGTCTTCCTGCAACTGGTAATAAGTGGCTGCTGACAGATCTCTTGCGAGATCGTTGGGGGTTTGATGGATTTGTTGTGTCGGATTATACATCTGTAAATGAGATTGTTGCTCATGGAGTGGGAGATCTGCAGGCAGTTTCGGCTCTGGCTTTAAAGGCCGGATTAGATATGGATATGGTTGGAGAAGGGTTTTTAACCACACTGGAAAAATCACTGGAAGAAGGGAGAATCACCGAGGAGGATATCAATCAGGCTTGTCGTCGGGTATTGGAGGCCAAGTATAAATTGGGATTGTTTGATGATCCTTATCGCTATATGGATGCTTCCCGGCCAGACAAGGAAATACTAACAGATGACAATCGGAAGATAGCTCGTGAAGTTGCAGCCCACTCATTTGTTTTATTGAAAAACGATAAGCAGGTACTTCCTCTGGAAAAGTCAGGAAGCATTGCCTTGATTGGTCCTTTGGCAGACGATAAAAATAACATGTTGGGCACCTGGGCACCCACCGGAGATCCCAAATATGCGGTCCCTGTTTTAGAGGGACTGAAAAATATCGCAGGAGAAAGAATCAAAATTCGATATGCAAAGGGAGCAAATATTTCTAACGACCGTGAATTTGCAAATAAGGTAAATGCTTTTGGCCCTCGTATTCAAATTGATGAGCGTTCGCCGCAAGCAATGTTGGATGAAGCGCTTTCTGTGGCTGAAAAATCAGATGTTATTGTTGCCGTAATCGGAGAGGCTACTGAGATGAGCGGTGAATCATCAAGCCGAACCGACATCTCCTTGCCGGATAGTCAGAAAGAGTTGGTACAAGCATTGGCGAAAACCGGAAAACCGTTGGTGTTGGTTTTGATGAGTGGTCGTCCTTTGGTTATTCTTGAAGAAAATGAATTGGCATCGGCTATTTTACTAACCTGGCATCCGGGAGTTGAAGCAGGAAACGCCATTGCTGATGTGTTGTTTGGGGACTACAATCCATCGGGAAAACTAACTGCTTCATTTCCCCGTAATGTCGGTCAGATTCCTATTTATTATGCCTATAAAAATACGGGACGACCAGCTTCAGGAGAAACTTTTAAGAAGTTTTTATCTTATTATCTGGATGCTCCCAATTCTCCTCTGTTTCCTTTTGGTTACGGCTTAAGTTATACCAGTTTTAAATATGAAAATCTAAAGCTCAATAAGGATGTGATAAGCATGGATGAATCAATCACTGTCTCAGTTGATTTGAGCAACACCGGAGATCTCGGTGGAGAGGAAGTTGTCCAACTTTATGTGCGTGACCAAGTGGCTTCTGTGACTCGTCCTGTAAAAGAGTTGAAAGCTTTTGAAAAGGTACAGCTAAAAGAAAACGAAACTAAAACAATTGAGTTTGAGCTAACCGCTGACGATTTATCATTTTATAACTTCAAACTCGAACGAGTGACAGAACCTGGAAAGTTTCAAATTTTTGTAGGTGGGGACTCTAATGCTTACCTTAAGGCGGATTTTACTTTGGTTGAGTAAATGATCTACGAAAAACCTAAATATTGTAGTCTGAGTAAGCACAAAATTTCAGGAAAAATATTCGTAGTGATGGCGCTGGGAATATTATGTTCGTTTGCCGCCTGTTCTCCTTCGCTGGATGCCACAGAGCCGAAGCGTCCGAATATTGATCGAATTGCAAAGGAAGGAATGTTGTTTACAAATGCCTGTGTTTCAAACTCCATTTGTGCGCCATCAAGGGCAACTATTTTAACCGGCAAGCATACGCACATTCACAGTAAAATAGACAATAATTTTCCGTTTGATACGACTAATATCACTTTCCCCCAGATTTTACAGAATGCAGGATACCAAACAGCCATGTTTGGGAAGTTGCATTTTGGTAATAACCCAAAAGGATTTGACGAATTCAAAATTCTTCAGGGACAAGGTGATTATTATAATCCTGAATTTATTACGAATAATGGAGATACAACCATTATGGGATATGTTACGGATGTGATAACGGATCTCACCTTGGATTGGATGGGTAACAGACGACAGAAAGATAAACCTTTTCTGTTAATGTACCTGCACAAACCTCCTCATCGGGAATGGATGCCGGCATCTAGGCATTTTAAAGAATTTACCCAAAAGACTTTTCCTGAACCTGAAACACTTTTTGATGATTATAAAGGACGAGGAGCAGCTGCAAAAACAGCCGAGATGAACCTACTTAAACACATGACTTTTTCTTCGGATAATAAATTATATCCTGACGTGCCAGTGACATAGGCCTCGTTGAGGCACCTGATTGGACCAGGCAGGTGTCTGATTGGAGCCAACGGGTATTTAAGAAAAACTACTCTCGGTTTACGCCGGAACAACAAGCTCAGTGGGATTCCATTTATCGACCTATCAGCGAAGCTTTCGTAGAATCCTATCCTACTATGAATGATCAAGACCTTATGCGGTGGAAATATCAGCGATACATGCAGGATTATTTTGGATGCATTGCGGCAGTAGACGAAAATGTAGGGCGGGTGTTGGATTATCTGGATGAAAATGGGTTTGCTGAAAATACAATTCTCGTTTACACTTCAGATCAAGGCTTTTATCTGGGAGAACATGGCTGGTTTGATAAGCGTTTTATTTACGATGAATCGTTTAAAACACCATTATTGATTCGGTGGCCGGAGAAAGTCGCAGCAGGTACAAGATGTAACGAGATGGTTCAAAACCTGGATTTTGCTCAAACCATTTTGGGTGCTGCCCATGTTGAGACACCAAAAGATATGCAGGGAGAAAGTTTTATACCCTTATTAACCGGAGATACTGCTCAATGGACACGAGATGCCGTATATTATCACTACTATGAATATCCCGGGTTTCATATGGTCAAGCGTCACTATGGTGTCGTGACCAAGGAATACAAACTGGCTCATTTTTATTACGACGTTGATGAATGGGAATTATATGATCGTCTGAAAGACCTCTGTGAATTGAATAGTGTTTATAATGATCCTGAATATGCAGATATTGTAGCCGAAATGAAAATGAAGTTGACTGAACTGAGAAAAAAGTATAAAGATTCTGACGATCTCGATCAATATTTCATCGAAAAGTATAGGTCGAAAGGACTAATTAGGTAGGCTAAGCTTAATTATTCATCTTTTAAACGCGAGGATTTACCCTTAATCGAGCCTTAAACGAAGGAGATTGATTATAGTTTTATGTTTTAAAGAAGAGAAAATGGCTCAATATTATTGTTTTTCTAGAGTAGATCGTCCCTTTTTTAACTGTTCCGTTTTATTGATAACTGCCTTTTGTGTCTACGAAAAAGCTATTTGTAAATCACAATTGCGACGATAGCATGGAATGAGAAGAATTTTTAAAAACAGGAAGAAATATAAAATAAAAAGCTGCAAGTGTTTGTTTTGCAGCTTTTTGTGTGTTGGCGGAGAGAGAGGGATTCGAACCCCCGGATCCGTGAAGATCAACGGTTTTCAAGACCGCCGCATTCGACCACTCTGCCATCTCTCCTTTGATGTGGCGGCAAAAGTAGAGGATTTTTTTAAAACTCAAAAATTATTGCAAAAAAAAACTTAGAATTAGCAAAAAAAAAAACTTCAATAAAGGTTGCATAATTGAATCATATTTTAGAATTTTATAAAGCGTAAAAATTAAGCTTTTGAAAGTATTGATTTTACTGATGTTTTAGAAAAGCAAGTTTCTTTTTAATGATGTTTCAGATATAAATATGTTAATTATATAATTTCTAAATAGTTTATTTTTTTAACCCTAAACAAGTTTTCTTATGAACAAAGCTCAATTAATTGACGCAATTGCTGAAAAAGCTGATCTAACTAAAGCGGATGCTAAAAAAGCCTTGGATGCTTTTGTAGAATCTACTACTGACGCCTTAAAAAATGGAGATCGTGTTGCATTGATCGGATTTGGATCTTTCTCTGTAGCTACTCGTAGTGCCAGAACTGGAAGAAATCCTCAATCAGGTGCTCCAATCGAGATTCCTGAAAAGAAAGTTGTAAAATTCAAGCCAGGTGCTGAATTAGGTGATGCCGTGTAAATTACGTATCATAGAGAAATAATAAAAAAGGGAGGTATACCTCCCTTTTTTATTGCCAGTATTTTTAGAAATAGCATTTTTGCCCGTTGGGTTTATTCTATTTTTATACTTCTTAAATTGAGCGGATTGCGGCTGATATGGCTGATCTAATTTACTCCTTCAGCTCAATCTAATGTTTGCATTCTGTGCTATTCGGTAGTCTGTAATTGTTTCATGGTAACGCAATGATTGTTGGCAAATCTTCGGACTTTCATTCAAATTAGTATTTAATATTCAACGCTCCTGTAAGCTTACCGATGTTTTCAGGGGCAATCAGTCCTCTAATACTAATCAAAGCATTGTCGTCACCTCCAACTACAAGAAGTAGTTCAGAGAACTTGCCGCCTCCCACATCGCGACCAAAAAAACGGACAACTTCGTCTTCTTCTGTTACTTCCATTAAAACCTGGTAATCATGATCTATAAAAAAACCATCATTTTCAAGTTCTTTGTAGAAATCCAGTGACTTATTGAGGTCATCATCATCGACTGCTAAAATCCTGACGCCATCTAAATCTGCCAAAAGATTTCCTTCGGGCGAGTTTTTATCCATTTGGCTTGCCAACCCAAGTAGGGCACCACTAATGTTAACGGTAGTCATTCCTTTCTTATTGGCGTACTTTTCAAACAATTTGTCAACGGGGCTTTTCTGTGCCATTCCCAATAGTGGGATTAGGCAAATTATTAAAACTAGTAGCTTTTTCATGTGTTTATATTTTTCAATTTAAGTTCGTGCAATTTCTGTACACCACTTTAGTGCTTTTTATATGGTGCACCAGCTCATGGAACTGTCAATAATCATCTTCCTGTGTGAGTGAAATTTTGATCATGCTTGTTTCATTTTATTGTTTTTTTTAGTTTTTGGTTAATTTTTTCTATTTCCTGTATTTCCTCAAAACCCTTATTTAGGGTACTCAGGCTTTTATATAGTGGCTTAGAACCGTTGTCAATTTTTTTTATCGGTTGTAACTCATCCATCCCTTTTTTATAGTATCCGGCAACATACTGCAAGGTGCGTTTGGCTTCGGCATAAGCCTGGTCTGGATTCTTGTATGTGTCGTTCCATTGTCGATTGTCGTTGTTTAGATTGACAACGAGCAAAGCGATTAAAACTGCAGCTGCAATTCCACTAACTGTTTGCCAAAGCCATCTGTCGTGAATCTTTTCCTGATTTTCATTTTCCAGGATGTGATTCATAATTTCATCTTCCAGCTTTTCATTTCTTGGGTTTTCTGAGAGTTCTTCAATTCCGGCAAAAAAGGCCGTATACTCTTTCAGTTCCGGATCAATATTGTCCGAATTAAAGTATTTAGCTAGCAGCTGCTCATCCAGCTTTGTGCTCTCTCCCTCAAAGTATTTTTGCAGAATTTGCTTGACTTCCTTTAATTCCATATCCTTGGTATTTTAACAATTCGTTTCTAACCTTTTTTCGTGCACGAGATAGGTTAACTCGTATTGCGTTAATATTCATTGTTGTAATCTCCGCAATTTCCTCATATTTCAGTTGATCGATATCCCGCATTTTCATCACTTGCATTTGTAACTCTGGTAGCTCTCCAATAAGTTTCCTGATCAGTATGGCACTCTCTGATAATTCCAACTCTTTATTGAGGTCGCCATGCGCCTCGTTGCCGATATTGGGTGTTTGATCTTCCAGAGAATAGGTTTTGTTTGTGCTCGATCGAAATAAATCAAGACATTTATTTCGGATCATTCGTATCGCAAATGCTTCCAAATTCTCAATATCTTTTAACTCTTTTCTTTTCTTCCAAAGTTTTAAGAATACATCCTGAACGACATCCTGTGCTTCTTCTTCGTTTTTTGTGTAATACAACGCATAACGATGAAGTTTGCTGCTAAGGGGTAATACCGATGTTTTAAATTCTTTGGCTAGCATATCAGAACAAGCTTCTTGACTGTTTTCAAATGTAAGACGTAGATGGAAACTTTTCATTACATTAGAAGAAATACTATTTTCCAAATGATTGATACACCTATGAAAAAAGGCCCGGAAATTAATTCCGAGCCTAATTATCGTTTAGTTCTTGTTTCTATTTTAAGGTGCCCAAGGCAAATATTGATTTCCTCTGGTGCTTCCGTCATTCAGAGGAATCGCAACACCAAACATGATACGATGAACAAGGCCCGCCAAATCCTGTCTGATCTTAGAATCGGTACCAGTCGTCTCATAATTAGGTGCTCCATCTAAATAGTCGGTGCTAACTTTTGAAATCTCAGCAGCCAAAGTCAGAGTAATTCCACTTTTAAAATTAAACCTTGAACCAAGCCCCAGCGCATATTGTAGGTTTATTTCAGGTGATGTATTTGGCTCAAATCCTTTTCCTATTGAAAATGCAGGATCGTCACTTGGTAATCCAGAGACATCGGTGTAAAGAAGTTCCGAGTAAAGAATATTTGGACCAGCATTTAATTCAATATATGGTTGAAATAGTTGTGCATCTCTAATTCGACTTGCAAATTTCTTAAAATAATACCGAACCAATACACTTGGAGTAAAAGCTGTTGTCTTATATTCTATTGGATTGGAGTAAAATGCAACTCCATTAAATCCTTCGTGAGAGCTGCTCCAAACCGATAAATCCATAACTGTTAGAGAGTCGTCGGAGCTGCTTAAACTATAGAACCCAATACCTACACCCAATTCAAAATTGGTTCCTAACGTTTTTGAGATCGCAATGTCCATGCTGAAGCCCATGTTGTGACTAAATTCATTATCAACAGAAGTGAAACCTGATTCAACTTCGCTCATTAAGGTTGCTGTTCCAATTCGGGGGGTTATAAACCATTGTTGACTGCCTTTGCCTTTTGCAAAGGTGAGTTGGGGAACTATAAACGTTAGTAATAAAAATACGGATAGTGCTACGCTGAGGTTCTTTTTCATCATTCAATCTTTTTGGGTTTACAAACAGTAAGATACTCATCAAGATTTCCGGGTATTTAACTGTTTGCTTATCTCTTTCTACAAACCAACACTCAATATTACAAACAAAAAGTTATAACAGTACGATAATACGAAAAAAGCGATAAAAAACAGGTGTTTTACAGTACATAATTCGTAAAATAGTAACCAACTTCTATTAAAGCGAAATACTATGTTAGATGGAATGATTTTTCAGTTCAAAAATTGATAAATAAACTATAAAAAACAAAAAACCATCAGAACCTCTGTTCCGATGGTTTTTTTGAGCTTGTTTTAATATACGTGAAGATTCGAGTGTGTCGTTTTTTGGCTGTTATTTTACTTCAATAACAGCATATTTTGATATTTTCCAGAATTCTTCTGGATTATCAATCTGCAAGTAAGCAACCTGTCCGTCCTCTTCTACCAATGTATAAGAATCGAGAGGGTGTTCAGAAATAATGGTTGCTTTTTTAGAGTGAAGCGGAATTGTTTTTGTTTCCTGGATATTTAGTTCTGTAAAGTATTCCTCATCAAAACTTTCCTGAATCGTTTTATTTTGACCTATCCAAAGAAATCCACCTTCCTTAGTTAGTAAGCCTTTATCTTTTAGTTCTTTATAGGTTCCATAGGCAATATGCGCCGTGTTGAGCTCATCCGTTTTCCGATCAATAATGTTCAGTTTGGCTTCGAGGGTGTCATTCTGTTTAGCGATTTCAAACTCCATGTCTTCAACCTTTTCGTTCAGTCCGGCAACGAGTACTTCTTTCTCTTCGATCACTCTTCTCAACTCATCCATCTCTGTATTTTGAGCTTCAACAGTTTGAGATAAGGCAGCAATCTTTTGTTGGAATCCGTTCATTGTAATACCGGATTTCTTTAGTTTCTTTTCAAGATCAGCAATGTGTTTGCTGCTTTCTTCCAGCATTTTGTTCATCAGGGTAATGTCATCAAGAATCGCTTGTTTCTGATCAATATTACCTTCTTTATTTTGCTCAATGGATAGTTGCTTTCTTTTTTCTTTAATAAATTTAAGGTTGTTTTCAATATCATTGAAAGCAGTAACCATTTCATTTACGACAGAATCACGATCTTCTATCAGTTCATTTAAATCAGTGTTTTTTGTCAACAATGAATCAACTTCTGATTGCTTCTGCGTATAAACGTAAAAGGTGCCAACTAGTGCCAAAACCACTATCACGACAGCTGTTACGATAACTCCTAATTGTTTTTTTCTGGTATTGTCCATGTTGTTTTCCTCCTATTCTTTTTTTGTAATAAGTGTAAAGCAATGCTCATGCCAATAACCTTTTTGTGTGTTAAGTGGTTGTAAATGAAGGGATCGTTTTGTTGGGGTATTCGTTGTTTTTATCAATCTGATTAATGGTTTCGCAAATTGATAATTTCAGATAGTGCCGAATTATTTATGTTCTTCTTTTAGCATACGATAAATGGTTGCTACGCCAATATCAAGTTTTTCGGCCACCAATTTAATGTTATTGTCGTATTTAGATAAAAAGCGATTAACGATCTCAATAGTGTATTCGCGCATGGTACATTCCTCGTTAGTCAGACTGTCCATCATTTCTTGCCCGCCAAATACGAGGTCTTCTTTAGTAATCTCTTCATGATCAGAAAGCGTGACTGCAAGTTCAACGATAGACTTTAATTCCCTGATGTTTCCCGGAAATGAATAGGAAAGTAGTTTTCTGCCCGCTTCGGAACTTAATGCTTTCTCATCGAGCTCATTTTCCTTGCAAAAACTTTTTATAAAGTGCTTGGCTAAAATAATTACATCGTTTCCACGCTCGCGAAGTGGCGGAAGTTCAATTGGTAAGCCAAATAAGCGATAATACAAGTCTTGCCTGAAGTTCCCTTCCTGAACTTCCATCAGCAGGTTGCGGTTAGTGGCAATAATGATTCGGCAGTCAACTTTTACTGCTTCGTTGCTTCCCACCCGATTGATTTCTTTTTCTTGCAGAGCCCGAAGTAGTTTTGCCTGAAGAGAAATGTCCATTTCACCTATTTCATCCAGAAAAAGAGTTCCACTACTTGCTTCTTCAAATTTTCCGATTCGGCGAGATGATGCACCTGTAAATGAACCTTTTTCGTGCCCGAAAAGCTCGCTTTCAATTAAGTCTTTTGGGATTGCTGCAACATTTACAGGCACAAAAGGCTTTTTTGCACGGTTGGAATTATAATGAATGGCTTTTGCTACCAGTTCTTTTCCCGTACCAGTTTCGCCGGTAACTGTAACCGAAATATTGGTGCGTGTGGCTTTTTCAATTAAAGAGAACATCTTTTCGGCAGCAGGACTGTTGCCAATAATTGTATTTTGGTAGCTGTACTTCTTTTTAACTTCTTTGCGAAGTGTAACGATTTCTTTTTTGAGCCAACTTCCTTTGCGAATGTTATTTATGGTATTCAATAGTCGTTCTTTCACGTCTGACGACTTCACGATGTAGTCGTAAGCACCATGGCGAAGTAGCTCAACCACGACTTCAATATCGTCTTGTTCGGATATTAATATAACCTGAATATCTTCGTTGATCGCTTTGATCTCTTTCAGGACTTCGAGCCCCTTCATATCCGGCAACCGATAATCTAAGGTCACAACATCCGGTTCTTGACTCAGGTTTTTTATGCAGTCTTTTCCGGTGGTGTACGATTCGATTTCGTATTCAGGAATTAACGACAAGTTATGGACAAGAAGTCGATTATACCAATCGTCGTCTTCAACAACAAATATTTTAAATGGTTTGCCAGTATCCATAAAATAGGTTCAGGGGAAATATTGCTTTTCTGTATGCAATGTTATGGAAATATTTTGTGAAAATATAGCTATTTACGGGTTTTAACTTTAAATTTTTATATGAAAATCCCCAAAACGGGCGAAGGTTTTGGGGATTGTTAACAAAATATATAGAGGTGACGAAATGGCTAAAAATCATTTACTTCTTCTAACTGTTTTCCCGACAGTTAGTTTTTCGATGAATTCTTTGACTCAGAACCTTGCAATTCAAGTGCCAAAGCGGTGTTTTAGGTTTTGGTCTGCTTAAATTTTTGGTTATTAGTGTCGTTTTGTTTTGAGCATGGAATTAGTATTCTCATAATGAGAATTTTCATCTAAAAATGATTTTAAAACCTACCCTATTGATCTTCGAGGATGGATCTCAAATAGCGATTAGTAGTCTCAACTTCGTATTCTATTTCTGTAGATAGCTTGATTATTTTCTGTTCGTTTTCTCCCAGCCGAGCTTCGTGCTCTATTTCTTTAATTTTCGAGTATAAGCTAAGCGCCTTGATGTGTTTGGCAGGAGCAGCCATTTTATGTGCATATTCCCGAACCATATTCCAATTTTTCAGGACAATGTTTTTTTTCATTTCTGATAAACCACTATTGCTCGATCGAATAAAGATTTCTAACATTTCATTTACAAATGTCATATTTCCATTTGCCATGCGTTTCAATTCGCTTAAATCAATTTGTGGCTTTGCTTCTACTTTTTTATGCATTTCATCCTGTGTTCTTTGGGGCTCACTTGCCGATGATAAGCTTACTAATAGTTCTTTTTCAGTAAAGGGTTTTGGCAGAAATTGCTGCATACCTGCTTGCTTGCACTTTTCGATATCATCAGGTTTGTTGGTTGCCGTGAGTGCAATAATTTTGGCTGTGTTGTTTTGTTGCACAATTTGTTTTGCTGCTTCAAATCCATTTAAAACCGGCATACGAATGTCCATGAAAACAAGGTCAAAATGTTCTTTTTTGTACAAATCGACCGCTTGCTGACCATCGGAACATTCCGTTACATTTATATTCCATTTTTCGAGGATCGATCTTAGTAGATATCGGTTGAATTCTTCATCATCAACAATTAAAATTGATAGGCTGCTAAAATGATCCGGGATTGTCAGTGTTTCCTGTTCTGCTTGTTTAATTTTTGACGGGTCGCCAATATCGTAAGGAATTTCGAGTGAAATTGTTGTTCCCTTATTTAACTCGCTGTCGATGGATATTTTCCCTTTTTGCACGTCAATCAGCTTTTTCACAATGGCTAGCCCCAGTCCGGCTCCTCCTTGTTTTCTGGTCAAGTCGGTTTCCAGTTGTACAAAATCATCAAATATTAGCGAGTGGTTTTCTTTTGATATCCCAATTCCGGTGTCGATCACCTGAATACTGACCCATATCTTACGCCATTTATTTTCTTTTGCCGACACTTTTAAAGTCACACTGCCCTGATCGGTAAATTTAATCGCATTGGTAACCAGGTTGATCAGGATTTGTTTTAATCTGAATACATCGCCGCGAAGTACAATTGGTTCAAGATCATCCGTGTCTAATTTAAGCTGTAATTTTTTCGATTTCGCTTTTCCTTTGTTGAGGACTATAACGTCAGCAAGTAATTTGCTCAGCGAAAAATCATCTTTTGCCAACTTCAATTTCTGGCTTTCAATTTTCGAAAAGTCAAGCGTGTCCTCTACCAACGAAATTAAATGCTCGGTCGAGGTGTAAATGATTTCCAAATCCTTTTTATGTTTGTTGTTATCTGTCTTTTTTATCAACTGCTCGGTTAATCCGTAAATGGCATTGATGGGCGTTCGCATTTCATGGCTTACAGTGGCTACAAAAACTTCTTTGGCACGAGCTAGTTTTTCAGCATCAATTTTAGCTTTGTGGAGGAGGTTTTGATGGATTCTGGATTTGTTTAGATATCGATAAAACAGAAACAAAACCAATAATAGTAAAATAACCGATCCTAGTGTAAATAAGGCTAACCTCTTGTAGGTGATCGCTGCCAGCCGGTCTGCTTCCTGAGTTTTCTCAAGTAGCTTTTTTCGTTCGTCGGTTTCCAATTTTGTTATTAGAGTTTTGAGCAGTTCCGAAAGGATAATGTTTTCTTCGAGCAATGCCTTTTCCTGAGCAGAGATTGTTTGGTTGGTTGTTTTTATGCGG
This genomic interval carries:
- a CDS encoding response regulator, yielding MKRIKIEFPVTILTAIVVLGVTFSGYLVYQSLSQIVDSIHREARPDFKLLQIKAIAADLSEVESTVRLYSVTRDEKYFHPYKQINQSVQKKLTNLEDYAQTSEKQKMQIDSIRQLTNAKLAVWKEILVLHHAREDAHESFTELYTKIDSAKTEPDTILVEVEAPEKKRGLLKRIFGGKKKDPEIIEQIQIQPVDSNTIDKDSIKQEIAQIENRIKTTNQTISAQEKALLEENIILSELLKTLITKLETDERKKLLEKTQEADRLAAITYKRLALFTLGSVILLLLVLFLFYRYLNKSRIHQNLLHKAKIDAEKLARAKEVFVATVSHEMRTPINAIYGLTEQLIKKTDNNKHKKDLEIIYTSTEHLISLVEDTLDFSKIESQKLKLAKDDFSLSKLLADVIVLNKGKAKSKKLQLKLDTDDLEPIVLRGDVFRLKQILINLVTNAIKFTDQGSVTLKVSAKENKWRKIWVSIQVIDTGIGISKENHSLIFDDFVQLETDLTRKQGGAGLGLAIVKKLIDVQKGKISIDSELNKGTTISLEIPYDIGDPSKIKQAEQETLTIPDHFSSLSILIVDDEEFNRYLLRSILEKWNINVTECSDGQQAVDLYKKEHFDLVFMDIRMPVLNGFEAAKQIVQQNNTAKIIALTATNKPDDIEKCKQAGMQQFLPKPFTEKELLVSLSSASEPQRTQDEMHKKVEAKPQIDLSELKRMANGNMTFVNEMLEIFIRSSNSGLSEMKKNIVLKNWNMVREYAHKMAAPAKHIKALSLYSKIKEIEHEARLGENEQKIIKLSTEIEYEVETTNRYLRSILEDQ